One genomic window of Fusarium verticillioides 7600 chromosome 2, whole genome shotgun sequence includes the following:
- a CDS encoding 5-formyltetrahydrofolate cyclo-ligase: MASSLPAAKQQLRSLMKQKLSKITQDSITTQSRCIFEALKEFQPYKDARRVSIYLSMPTAEVQTDAIVRHALSAGKQVFVPYLHKSPFQTPDTPARVMDMVHLKDVHDYESLKLDKWGIPSVDPTTVDARIRILGGSGVQNSEPAILDFMVVPGVAFDFDQSGSIRRLGHGKGFYDFFINRYMAKLETKGIAHDNPLHLYGLALTEQMVPATSELQIPTDTHDRRLNGLILGNGEVKAGVHESSTSRYPRQDL, from the exons ATGGCGTCATCCCTTCCTGCTGCTaagcagcagctgagaagtctcatgaagcagaagctgtCCAAGATCACCCAGGACTCCATCACAACTCAGA GTCGCTGTATTTTCGAGGCCTTGAAAGAGTTTCAGCCTTACAAGGATGCTCGGCGCGTCAGCATCTATCTGTCTATGCCGACGGCTGAGGTCCAGACAGATGCTATTGTGCGCCATGCCTTATCCGCTGGCAAGCAGGTCTTTGTTCCTTACTTACATAAGTCGCCTTTCCAAACACCGGACACTCCAGCTCGGGTAATGGACATGGTTCATCTAAAAGATGTCCATGATTATGAGAGCCTCAAGTTGGATAAGTGGGGGATTCCCAGCGTGGACCCAACTACTGTCGATGCGAGAATACGTATACTCGGTGGTTCAGGCGTTCAGAATTCCGAGCCTGCAATTCTAGACTTCATGGTTGTGCCCGGAGTCGCCTTCGACTTTGACCAGTCAGGGTCGATTCGACGCCTTGGTCACGGCAAGGGCTTTTATGACTTCTTTATCAACAGGTACATGGCAAAACTCGAGACAAAGGGCATAGCGCATGACAACCCGCTACATTTGTatggcttggccttgacagaaCAGATGGTACCTGCTACGTCGGAGCTTCAGATTCCCACAGACACTCACGACCGTAGACTCAATGGCCTTATTCTTGGAAAcggcgaggtcaaggccggAGTACATGAATCTTCTACTTCGCGATATCCACGACAAGATCTATAG
- a CDS encoding 26S proteasome regulatory subunit rpn-1, giving the protein MAQDSEVPKAADKGKGKAVDDAKKDKQQTNGKKEDEKIETAEEELNEEDQQLKNELELLVERLTEPNTELYKPALEAMKNLIKTSTSSMTAVPKPLKFLRPHYESLTKLFEQWPEGEDRTSLADVLSVIGMTFSDEDRQDTLFYRLQAPSSDISSWGHEYTRHLALEIGEVYGKRIANDESTKDLIDLALVLIPLFLKSNAEADAVDLMSELEIIEEMPKFVDENTYARVCLYMSSMVNLLTYPDNETFLKTAHDIYMEYKQFAQAMVLAIRLHDYELIKSDFEKAEDPALQKQLAFLTARQRIALNADDQSEENTALVESLGNLKLSEHFKSLGKELNILEPKTTEDIYKSHLESSRVAGMTNLDSARHNLAAAFVNAFVNAGFGNDKMMLVDGEKETWVWKTKADGMMSTVASMGTLLMWDIENGLDKIDKYTYSSETEISAGAMLAIGIMNSGVVMDSDPAIALLADQDKLEHPNPLVRTACIMGLGLAYAGSNKEDVLEHLLPMISDASVDMQISAMAALSCGLIFTGSSHPEISEAIITTLMDDDRKNQLTDKWTRFLALGLGLLFFGRQEEVDVILETLKAIEHPMAKSTAVMAEICAWAGTGAVLKIQELLHICNEHQEESEEKRGDELLQAYAVIGIALVAMGEDIGQEMVLRQFGHLMHYGEANIRKAVPLAMGLISPSNPQMKVYDTLSRYSHDNDPEVAINAIFAMGLLGAGTNNARLAQLLRQLASYYHRDQDALFMVRIAQGLLHMGKGTLSISPFHTDRQVLSRVAAAGLLATLVAMIEPKEFITGQSHYLLYFLVTAMHPRFLVTLDEDLKPLKVNVRVGQAVDVVGQAGRPKTITGWQTQSTPVVLGYGERAELEDEEYISLNSTLEGLVILRKNPDWEAEK; this is encoded by the exons atggcTCAAGACAGCGAGGTGCCCAAGGCGGccgacaagggcaagggcaaggccgTCGACGATGcgaagaaggacaagcagCAGACAAACGGAAAGAAAGAGGACGAGAAAATTGAGA ctgctgaggaggagctcaacGAGGAGGATCAACAACTGAAGAACGAGCTTGAATTGCTGGTCGAGCGCTTGACC GAGCCAAACACGGAACTTTACAAGCCCGCCCTTGAAGCAATGAAGAACTTGATAAAGACGTCGACGTCATCCATGACAGCAGTTCCAAAGCCCCTCAAATTCCTACGACCGCATTACGAGTCCTTGACGAAACTTTTTGAGCAGTGGCCCGAGGGCGAAGACAGGACCTCGCTGGCGGATGTTCTCTCCGTCATCGGTATGACGTTTTCAGATGAAGACCGACAAGACACACTGTTTTACAGACTTCAAGCACCTTCATCTGACATCAGCTCGTGGGGCCACGAGTATACCAGACATCTCGCGCTTGAGATTGGAGAAGTGTATGGAAAGCGAATCGCAAATGACGAGTCCACCAAGGACCTGATCGACTTGGCGCTTGTTTTGATccccctcttcctcaagagcaATGCCGAGGCCGATGCTGTGGATCTTATGAGCGAACTCGAAATCATTGAGGAAATGCCCAAGTTCGTGGACGAAAACACATACGCTCGTGTATGCTTGTACATGTCTTCGATGGTGAACCTCCTCACCTACCCCGACAACGAGACTTTTCTCAAGACCGCACACGACATTTACATGGAATACAAGCAGTTTGCACAGGCCATGGTCCTTGCAATTCGTCTACACGATTACGAACTCATTAAGTCCGATTTCGAAAAGGCTGAAGACCCTGCccttcagaagcagctcgcGTTTCTAACTGCTCGGCAAAGGATAGCTCTCAATGCCGATGACCAGTCAGAAGAGAACACTGCCCTTGTAGAGTCCCTCGGCAACCTGAAGCTATCGGAACATTTCAAGTCCCTGGGCAAGGAGCTCAACATCCTGGAGCCAAAGACTACCGAGGATATCTACAAGAGCCACCTGGAGAGCAGTCGAGTTGCAGGAATGACTAACTTGGACTCTGCTCGGCATAACCTTGCAGCGGCGTTCGTCAATGCTTTTGTGAATGCTGGTTTCGGCAACGATAAAATGATGCTTGTCGACGGTGAGAAGGAGACCTGGGTCTGGAAGACCAAAGCCGATGGCATGATGTCTACCGTTGCCTCCATGGGCACTCTTTTGATGTGGGATATCGAGAATGGgcttgacaagatcgataaGTACACGTACTCTTCAGAGACAGAGATTTCGGCTGGCGCAATGCTTGCTATTGGAATCATGAATTCGGGTGTAGTAATGGACTCAGATCCAGCTATTGCCCTGTTGGCTGATCAGGACAAGCTTGAACATCCTAACCCCCTCGTCAGGACTGCCTGCATCATGggtcttggacttgcttATGCCGGGTCTAACAAGGAAGACGTTCTCGAGCACTTGCTACCCATGATATCTGATGCTAGTGTTGATATGCAGATTTCGGCAATGGCTGCTTTATCCTGCGGTCTTATCTTCACTGGCTCTTCTCACCCGGAAATTAGTGAGGCCATTATTACTACTCTAATGGATGACGATCGCAAAAACCAACTGACTGACAAGTGGACACGattcttggctcttggtcttggtctcctgTTCTTTggacgacaagaagaggtcGATGTTATCCTCGAAACCCTGAAGGCCATCGAGCATCCTATGGCCAAGTCGACGGCCGTCATGGCTGAGATTTGCGCCTGGGCCGGTACTGGTGCtgtcctcaagatccaggaGCTTCTCCATATCTGCAATGAGCATCAAGAGGAGtctgaagagaagaggggcGACGAACTTCTACAGGCATACGCGGTAATTGGTATTGCACTGGTGGCTATGGGTGAAGATATTGGACAAGAAATGGTCCTGCGTCAGTTCGGCCATCTCATGCACTACGGCGAGGCCAACATTCGAAAAGCTGTGCCCCTTGCCATGGGTCTCATTAGCCCCAGCAACCCTCAAATGAAGGTGTATGATACCCTCTCAAGATACAGTCACGACAATGATCCTGAGGTTGctatcaacgccatctttGCCATGGGTCTTCTGGGTGCAGGCACCAACAATGCCCGATTAGCTCAGCTGCTTCGACAACTCGCCAGTTATTACCACCGTGACCAGGATGCTCTTTTTATGGTGCGAATCGCCCAGGGTCTCCTCCACATGGGTAAGGGTACTCTATCAATCAGTCCCTTCCATACCGATCGTCAGGTTCTGTCCCGTGTGGCGGCCGCTGGTCTGCTTGCTACTCTTGTCGCTATGATTGAGCCCAAAGAGTTTATCACTGGCCAGTCACATTACCTCCTCTACTTCCTTGTCACGGCCATGCACCCCCGCTTCCTTGTTACCTTGGACGAAGAcctcaagcctctcaaggtcaatgtcCGTGTGGGTCAAGCCGTCGATGTCGTTGGCCAAGCTGGTCGTCCCAAGACAATCACTGGCTGGCAAACTCAGAGCACACCTGTAGTGCTCGGATATGGTGAGCGAgcagagctggaagatgaggagtacatcagcctcaacagcactCTAGAAGGCTTAGTAATTTTGCGGAAG AACCCTGATTGGGAAGCTGAGAAATAG
- a CDS encoding Atypical/RIO/RIO2 protein kinase, whose protein sequence is MKLDTRAMRHLASEDWRVLTAVEMGSKNHELVPTSLIEKISRLRGGAGSVHKSISALAKVGLIARVKEAKYDGYRLTYGGLDYLALHTYAKKKDVYSVGDRIGVGKESDIMVVADHSGTQRVLKIHRLGRISFRTVKSNRDYLKNRQSGSWMYLSRLAAMKEFAFMKALREEGFPVPEPIAQSRHTIVMSLIDAFPLRQIAEVPDPASLYADLIALILRLAKQGLIHGDFNEFNILIKENITKSEHGEETLTLEPVIIDFPQMISMEHQNAEMYFDRDVNCIKRFFERRFHFVPTEPGPFFKHAKKTVGKDGVKRIDAAVEASGFTKRMLKDLEAAIKERGDQTAQHSGDEDDEGEGEDSDEESENSEADNTEHPRDGQVSGGLLGDDAMASKEDMVEESMSKLTV, encoded by the exons ATGAAGTTAGATACACGGGCAATGCGCCACCTCGCCTCTGAGGATTGGCGAGTCCTGACAGCA GTCGAAATGGGAAGCAAGAACCACGAACTTGTCCCAACATCATTGATCGAAAAGATTTCACGCCTTCGTGGTGGCGCCGGAAGCGTTCATAAGAGTATCTCAGCCCTTGCCAAAGTCGGTCTCATTGCGCGCGTGAAGGAGGCAAAATATGATGGATATCGACTCACATATGGTGGACTCGATTACCTTGCACTTCACACCTATGCCAAGAAAAAGGATGTCTACAGTGTAGGAGACAGGATTGGTGTGGGTAAAGAGAGTGATATCATGGTTGTGGCGGATCATAGTGGCACCCAACGAgtcctcaagatccatcGACTGGGTCGAATTTCTTTCCGAACCGTCAAATCGAATCGAGACTACCTTAAGAATCGACAatctggatcatggatgtATCTTTCACGGCTCGCTGCCATGAAAGAGTTTGCTTTCATGAAGGCTCTACGTGAAGAAGGCTTCCCCGTCCCCGAGCCCATTGCACAATCACGGCACACAATTGTCATGTCTTTAATAGACGCTTTTCCACTTCGACAAATAGCGGAGGTTCCTGATCCGGCATCTTTGTATGCTGACCTCATTGCTTTGATCCTCCGACTCGCCAAACAAGGACTGATTCATGGTGATTTCAATGAATTCaacatcttgatcaaggagaacattACCAAATCCGAGCATGGAGAGGAGACCCTGACACTCGAGCCTGTCATTATTGACTTCCCCCAAATGATTTCCATGGAACATCAAAATGCCGAGATGTACTTCGATCGAGACGTGAACTGCATCAAGCGCTTCTTTGAGCGCAGATTTCACTTTGTTCCAACAGAACCCGGTCCCTTTTTCAAGCATGCGAAAAAGACAGTGGGTAAAGATGGCGTGAAACGAATCGACGCTGCGGTGGAGGCTTCCGGCTTTACAAAGAGGATGTTAAAAGATCTCGAGGCTGCTATCAAGGAAAGGGGGGACCAAACGGCTCAACATAGTGgggacgaagacgatgaaggtgaaggtgaagacAGTGACGAAGAGAGTGAAAATAGTGAGGCAGATAACACAGAACACCCTCGTGATGGCCAGGTATCAGGCGGTCTACTTGGCGACGATGCTATGGCTTCGAAGGAGGATATGGTAGAGGAGAGTATGTCAAAGCTGACAGTATGA
- a CDS encoding NADPH-cytochrome P450 reductase yields the protein MAELDTLDIVVLGVIFLGTVAYFTKGKLWGVTKDPYANGFAAGGAAKPGRTRNIVEAMEESGKNCVVFYGSQTGTAEDYASRLAKEGKSRFGLNTMIADLEDYDFDNLDTVPSDNIVMFVLATYGEGEPTDNAVDFYEFITGEDASFNEGNDPPLGNLNYVAFGLGNNTYEHYNSMVRNVNKALEKLGAHRIGEAGEGDDGAGTMEEDFLAWKDPMWEALANKMGLEEREAVYEPIFAINERDDLTPEANEVYLGEPNKLHLEGTAKGPFNSHNPYIAPIAESYELFSAKDRNCLHMEVDISGSNLKYETGDHIAIWPTNPGEEVNKFLDILDLSGKQHSVVTVKALEPTAKVPFPNPTTYDAILRYHLEICAPVSRQFVSTLAAFAPNDDIKAEMNRLGSDKDYFHEKTGPHYYNIARFLASVSKGEKWTKIPFSAFIEGLTKLQPRYYSISSSSLVQPKKISITAVVESQQIPGRDDPFRGVATNYLFALKQKQNGDPNPAPFGQSYELTGPRNKYDGIHVPVHVRHSNFKLPSDPGKPIIMIGPGTGVAPFRGFVQERAKQARDGVEVGKTLLFFGCRKSTEDFMYQKEWQEYKEALGDKFEMITAFSREGSKKVYVQHRLKERSKEVSDLLSQKAYFYVCGDAAHMAREVNTVLAQIIAEGRGVSEAKGEEIVKNMRSANQYQEDVWS from the exons atggctgaacTCGACACTCTGgacatcgtcgtcctcggcgTTATCTTCCTCGGAACGGTTGCATACTTTACAAAGGGCAAGTTATGGGGTGTTACCAAGGACCCCTATGCGAATGGCTTCGCTGCCGGCGGCGCTGCTAAGCCGGGTCGCACGAGGAACATCGTTGAGGCAATGGAAGAATCCGGCAAGAACTGTGTTGTCTTCTATGGTTCTCAGACCGGTACTGCTGAAGATTATGCTTCTCGCCTCGCCAAGGAGGGTAAGAGTCGATTTGGATTAAACACTATGATTGCCGATCTTGAGGACTACGATTTCGACAACCTGGATACCGTCCCAAgtgacaacatcgtcatgtTCGTTCTCGCAACTTATGGTGAAGGCGAGCCTACCGATAACGCGGTCGACTTCTATGAGTTCATTACCGGCGAGGATGCCAGCTTCAATGAAGGCAATGATCCTCCGCTGGGCAACCTCAACTACGTTgcttttggtcttggaaacAACACTTATGAGCACTACAACTCTATGGTCCGCAATGTCAACAAGGCTCTCGAGAAACTTGGCGCTCACCGCATTGGTGAAGCtggtgagggtgatgatggtgctggtACCATGGAAGAGGAtttcttggcttggaaggatCCCATGTGGGAAGCCCTTGCTAATAAAATGGGACTGGAAGAGCGTGAAGCCGTCTACGAGCCCATCTTTGCCATTAACGAACGCGACGACCTGACTCCTGAAGCCAATGAAGTGTATCTCGGTGAGCCCAACAAGCTTCACCTCGAAGGCACCGCCAAGGGACCATTCAACTCTCACAACCCCTACATTGCCCCTATCGCTGAATCTTACGAGTTGTTCTCCGCCAAGGACAGAAACTGCCTCCACATGGAAGTTGACATCAGCGGTTCTAACCTCAAGTACGAGACTGGAGACCATATTGCTATCTGGCCTACCAACCCTGGTGAGGAGGTCAACAAATTCCTGGATATTCTCGACCTCTCCGGCAAGCAGCACAGCGTTGTCACTGTCAAGGCTCTCGAGCCAACCGCCAAGGTTCCTTTTCCCAACCCTACAACCTACGATGCCATTCTGCGATACCACCTCGAGATCTGCGCTCCTGTTTCGCGTCAATTCGTCTCTACTCTCGCCGCATTCGCTCCCAACGATgatatcaaggctgagatgaacCGCCTTGGTAGCGACAAGGATTATTTCCACGAGAAGACTGGTCCGCATTACTACAACATTGCCCGTTTCCTCGCCAGCGTCAGCAAGGGCGAGAAGTGGACCAAAATCCCCTTCTCTGCCTTCATCGAGGgtctcaccaagctccagCCCCGTTACTATTCTATTTCTTCCTCGTCTCTGGTtcagcccaagaagatctCCATCACTGCCGTCGTTGAGTCCCAGCAGATTCCTGGCCGAGATGATCCTTTCCGTGGTGTTGCCACAAACTATCTTTTTGCCCTAAAGCAAAAGCAGAACGGCGACCCCAACCCTGCACCTTTCGGTCAGAGCTACGAGCTTACAGGCCCCCGCAACAAGTATGATGGCATCCACGTTCCTGTCCATGTTCGTCACTCCAACTTCAAGCTTCCCTCGGACCCTGGTAAGCCTATCATCATGATCGGTCCTGGTACTGGTGTCGCTCCCTTCCGCGGATTCGTTCAGGAGCGTGCTAAGCAAGCCcgtgatggtgttgaggttggaaagACACTCTTATTCTTTGGTTGCCGAAAGTCAACAGAGGATTTCATGTACCAGAAGGAGTGGCAG GAATACAAGGAGGCTCTTGGCGATAAGTTTGAGATGATCACCGCCTTTTCTCGAGAGGGCTCCAAGAAGGTTTATGTCCAGCACCGACTTAAGGAGCGATCCAAGGAGGTCAGCGACCTGCTCTCCCAGAAGGCTTATTTCTATGTCTGCGGTGATGCAGCCCACATGGCCCGTGAGGTCAATACCGTCTTGGCACAAATCATTGCCGAGGGACGTGGGGTCTCTGAGGCCAAGGGCGAGGAGATCGTGAAGAACATGAGGTCAGCGAACCAATACCAG GAGGATGTTTGGTCATAG